The nucleotide window CACTGTCGCTGCTCGTGCCACCACCCAGAGGGGACATCTCCCTGGAGCATGCCTCTTATGGGAACCTCTTCGAGCCAGGTCTGATAAGCTCTGGGAGGCCTATAACACACCCAGGATAGCTCAGCTACCCCTTGGAGGcataaaaatcagcaggatggcttctgttgcagtgttggaaacaaaaaggtttaacaaaaggcaaaataacaaacagaaaaaccgAGCCAGGTGCTAGACgttcttgctcctggtaaaacactTTACAAAAGCCATTACTTTCTTTCTTCACCTGAATTGCCCTAGCCTCTGTCTAATTAGCTCTCCTTGAGTTGGAGGTGAAGTCCCCCAAGTCCTATGAAGTGTCTTTTCACTTAATCGAGGAGAGGAACTTCTGGGCTCCTTTCCTTTTAAGGGGACAAAAGATCGTTTTATCCCTCCGTCAACAAAGAGCACACTCCTACACCTGACACCTTCCTGCCCGTGTCCTCACCCTGCTGTTTCTCGCCCCGTGCAGGTGTCAACACCGGAGCTGTGGGAAGCTACATCTACGACAAAGACCCTGAGGCGAAGAACCAGCCCTAGGCAGCGTCCCCGCCCTGCCCGCACGCTCTGTGCCCCTCCTGTACTaacctgctgctcccagcccgaGCAGAGCCTCCCCAGGCTGGCCACGGAGCtgtgccctctctgctgcccctACTCCTggcaggacagccctgcccctggGTTATTATCATGGTCTCTAATATAAGCTTCAGTGTTTTAAGGCTAAGGTAGAAGGTATCTCTGGTGGTTCCCAATGcgctctgccctccccagccctcccaccaCCCCCCGAGtgtgggaggcagcagggcagctctggggatgtCCCCGTGGGCAGGGGATGGCGGGTGGTGCCCAAAGGCTGAGGATGGGGGAAGGTGGTGGCAGGAGTCCCACCACGGGAGGGTGCTCCAGGCTGTCCCTCAGTGCTTGGGGTTGGGGTGAGGGTGCCCAACCCTCTTCCTCACCAGCTGCTGGAGATGTGTGACACCTGGCAGCACGGCCCTTCTCCTGGCCCTTCCCAGGCTCCATGCCCTGGCTCTCACTGTCCCTGGGTCCCACAGCTGGCCCTGTCCACTCTTAGGTCTGGCAGCTCCCTACATCCCTGCCTTTGAATCCCTCTAGGGGCACCCAGGCAGGTgccccagcctgctctgtgggctggtttagtttggtgtccccagcctgctccccctggaggcacagcctgtgccagggagcacctggcagcttcagccctgggggagggggctctcctctccccacctttgGAGGACAGAGCGCATTGGGCcggtggcctgggcagcaggaccccCCCTGCTTCCCAGAGCCGGAGGTTTCTCAttgttgtgtttatttataAGCAGTTGTAAATGTGCTCCTTGCTTTGGAGAATGACACGTGGCCCCCTCTCAGCCGTCCCCCGTGCAcgcccagccctgctgctgcccaggagagcaggggaggctggggcaggatccGCCGGGGCAGCGAGCCCTCGGTGCCAGCGCCCCGCTCTCTTcaggctccctgtgctgctgcagggctgactTTTGTTATTTGCTGACAATAAAGGTTTTGAGAGATgtgctgtgcagctcagctccGGGTGGAGGTTGGGGAGGCTGTGCACACCACACAGCATCCCTCGGGTCCCATGACACGGTGGGACCctgctgccccatcccatcTGGCTCCTCCTGGGGCCGGCCGGAGCAGATCCAGCGGAGCCCGAGCTCCTCCCGGGGCGCTGTTCCTGCGCTGCGAGCACAACAGCCTTGTAGGAagctgtgctggccctgcagaCAGGATGGGGTGCGGTGGGATGGGTCTTTCCCAGCTTTGGGGAGTGGGAAACCAGCGGAGAGAAGCAAAAGAGCAGATGTCATTGCTCCCCCCAGCCCGGGCTCGCTGAGCAGGCGCAGTGCCTGAGTGGGACTGCCCTCGGGAAAGCTcggcctggcagcagcagggcaggaatgcAGTGTGGGGGCattgccctgtccccagccagatcgcagccctgctgccaggcctGGTTTTAGACATCCAGCTATTCCCTCGGAGCACGGAGCTCGGGGCTGCCAAGCCAAACACCGGCTCTGGGAACTGCTGCTCGGGCTCGTCCCTTCTGTCACGTTCCTGCAAGAGCCCCGCTAGGCTGCCTGCTGGCCGTGCCCCTGGGGACCCAGGCATGCCACTGGCCCGTCTGCAGGCGAAAACAGAGCCCCGGTGGCCCCGCGGCGGCTGAAGCCAGCGGCAGCGCCGGAGCTGCTCCGCGCCCTGCAGAAGGGGCTGCCGGgcagctgggaaatgcagcGGGCAGGGCgcagctgggaaatgcagcGGGCAGGGCgcagctgggaaatgcagcGGGCAGGGCgcagctgggaaatgcagcGGGCACAGCTGCGGGACGGGCCGGCAGGGAGCAGCGGCTTTTCCCTCCTGGCAGCAATCCCGGCGGCACGGAGCCttttcccaggcacagagcGCTCGGCAGCGCGGCTCCCGCCTCGGGAACGGGCTCAGTGTGTTGGTGTTTTGGTGCGGTTTCCATGGAGACCTGACCCCGGGATGCTTCAGGGACAAGGCTGCGGTGTAAATCAGAGCGGTGTCGCTCTCGGCTCCTCCCCTGACCGGCAGCTGGGCCCTCGCACCCAGAATTTGCCAACTTTGCCCCGTGTAGCAGCAGCGGTGCTGAGCTGGGGGGTGCCCATCGCTCCTCCggggcccagcagagctgccagcaacGCCCTCGGCACGAATCCATCTCCCCTTGCAACTCTTATTTCCCATCATTAATTAACGAGCTTAATATGCCAGCCTCTCTGCTAGCCTGTGGCcgtgccctgcagcagggtgcTTCCCTGTGGCCTGCCCAGGCTGATTCTCCTCCCCATGGTGTGCACCAGCCAGGCTCAGCAATGCCAGCAGGAACCCACCATGGGCTGGCTTCCCCCTcgattcctttcttttttttttttttttttttaatccttacattttcttttcctcgtGAGAGTTTTGCTGAAGGAATGCAATGAAATCAAAAATAGACAAaattcagctctgctgcaccaTGGAGTGCTGGGAAGCCTGCAAATATCACAGCAGCCTGCTATGCCAAAGGGCACGACCTGGCTGCTCAGGCTCTGGGTGGGCAATGTCCCCCCACCCTCAGGTGGGTGGAGGGACTGGGCGCCTCTTGTGACACAAAGTGTCCCCAGGTACAGCAGGTGCCCCCAGGGTGGGTGTTAAGAGCAGGAACCTGAAGGCTGAAGGAGTCCTTTGGGGTCCTCTATGGGATTATCTGTGTGTGCTGAGGggcaggggctgtccctgtgcttaTGGATCAGTGTGGGGACcagggcacagacacagcagagtGACACTTTGCTCAAGCAGGGAAGGCAGCTCTGGCCTCTAATCCTTGGtgcatttttgtatttatttttgggaGGCCTATGTGAGCTTAAAGTGCTCCTTTACTTGAGGCTTGGAAAACATCCTTCCCCTCAGGGatgtcaaatattttattttttttcaacttgGACTTGCTAGTGGGATAAAAAAGTCGGAGGGCCCTGGTGATTACAGACAAGCTCTCCAGGGTACAGATGAAAATAGAGAACAAAGTGGATGAAGCTTTGCTTGGAAATCCCCCAAGCCCTGTGAATTTGTCCTGGGCCATTTCACTTGCTGGCTCCCAGGTTtcctgggagccagcagagctcagcagagaaCTCAGCAGCTGGTCAAGCTATTCTGAGGGCAGCGTGGGTGATGGGTGCCagcctgggtgtccccaggctgcaggaggagcagtaTTGTCACCTACTGGTGCTTCTCAACACAAGGCTGAGGGGGCCTGTGCCTTGTGCTGTCCTTCATCACCCAGAAAAGGGATGGAGAGTGCACAAAGACTGCTTCCAGAGAGGCACAGCACGCTGCACACATGGGAAACAGCAGGAAAGGAGCTGGTAGGGGTGGGAATGatgagggcagccctgccagtccctgcagggaaggggctgcagccaccacgATGCGGAGGGCTCCTGAAAcgcagggacagagcaggacaggatGGCTCTGGGACACCGGgggccagagcagcacagccaggcagggaagcCAGACAGATTGAAAGCATTTGCTGGGAAGTCAATAAACAGGAGCCAAAAGGGATGAAGTGCTGGAAGATGTGATTTAAGATGGGATATTGAAAGTGACCCAGTAAGCACAGCTTGTTTCCACATGGGCCAAGAGCTGGCTCAGCAGAGGGGCTCTCCTGGTCTGGCTGAGCTTTGGCTTGGTCCCAGTGGGAGGGTAAAGAACTGGGTGTAAATACTGGAGAGGGTGTAgatgggcaggcagggatgaaGAACAAGGAATGGCACAAAaccaagcagagaagaaagactTGGGCTGCAAGTCCCCCTGCCAGtgcagtgctctgcagtgtcacacaggGAGAACTGCTGGTGCCCACTCTGGCTGTGATCCTGGtgagggtgctgctggctcCCCTCACCAGTGTTGCTGCCTGGGGACATCCATGAGGGCACACCCCAggatgcaggcagagctctgcatcaGCCTTTAGGTTTTCAGGCAGGGTGAGCAGCTGGGAACCATCCTGGGGAGCTTGAGGGGCtcctggagtgcccaggggcagaCTGCTGGGGGAGGAATACCTGTGCCCGGATGGAGGAGTGCAGGCTGCTAATGTGAGCAAACCTGTgactcctcctcctctcctcctctctcctgctctgccctggccctcTGTCGTGCCTGAGGATGTCAGAGCACAGTAATCACATTCTTTTCACCTTCCTGCTCCACTGCCATACCATGACCACGCTGAGCTGGGTGCTGACAGAGAGAGCAAACACTTCTGCACCCCTTTGCCTCACCTGCAGTGAATTTTTAACCAGGAATAAAAGGTGTGGCACCAACAgcctggagccagcccagggcaaGTGGTGCTGCCAGGGAGGCTGGGGAGGTGATCCCTGGCACAGATCCCCTGAGAGTAGCCCCTGAGTTGTGTCCACAGTCCccgccagccccagcacccgTGTGTGTctccctggcaggcagaggaAACCCCTCCTGGacactgggcagctttccaaagcagcagacTTTGCTTCCTTGACAATCCTGGCCCCATTTGATAGCCACAATAGAAACAGCCAGGCCATGCCAGGAAAATGTACCAAATCCTCCCCCAGCAGGATTTAGCCAGGAGGTTTCCTTGGACGGCCACTAATGGAAACTTGCAGCAAAGAGCAGATGGCAGCGGAGACTTTGGCCAGACTCTACTCAGGGAGGCTGGGGGAGCCTGGGTGGAATTGGAGGAGATTTTCCACATCTTGGCAGGGTTGGAAAGGAGGACAAGGGCTGCCACACCCTTTTGTCCCGCGGATGGAAGCCACACCGTGTCCCTGTTGTCCCCACGTGGGCAGCGCTGCGTGCTCCATCCGCTGAGCCGTGTTTGTTTTTGCTCGTGCAGTGTAACATTAACCCCGTGGTGATAATTCACGCCCTGCCTCTGAGGGTGAGAGCTGACCTGAcaaggggctgtgggggcagcCAGCTGCCCGAGCTGGCCTGGAAGCGTTTTTACAGTTTCAGCTGGAAGCAGACATGTGATTGCCCGTGCCCGAGGCAGGACGGCTCTGCACTGTGTCCCCaagggcacagagcacagattTTGGCGTGGCAGTGGGCATGTTGGACAGGCTCAAGCCATCTGGGGCTTTAGAGCACAGTGGCAGTGTGCTGGTGGGTGTGTCACAAACCTGCAGAGcgccccttcccagccccttccccacgcCCCCCCCAAGGCCTTTCCTGCCTGTCTTGCTCACAGTCACTCCCAGCCAGCAGTCGCCTGCCAGCTCTGTGAAGACAGAGTATCTAAGTATCCCAGAGGTTTTCCTTCGGGTGTAATTGCTGTTGTTTTCCTGTCTGTCTGGTAATGGGATTAGCTGCATGCAGATCcggaggggatggaggggagtGGGGGCAGAGCCTGCCAGCCCCTGTTGCAGGGCACGCTGAGAGCTCCTCTTGATGGCATCatgtgcctggcagctcccccCAGCTTCTGCCAGGCTTGTTTTAAGCCATCCTATAATTTTCTTGTCAAATTAGAGTTCCACGCTGGGTTGTGTGGCGCATATTTTACAACAAATAGTCTTGGCTGAGAGGGCCTTTGACATGCACAAGTGTGGGCTGAAACATGGCCAGGGAGGAGATTTTGCAGGACTCGCAGCCGTGAGAGTGCTGGGACAATGCTGGACCAGGGTGTCACTGGCCCCTGGGTCACACCCTCACTTGTGCATCCTCTCCCCTCTGTGCAAGGATGCTGGGGGGCTGTGAGAACTGTGGAAGCCCCTACCCCACTCCAGCaaggtggggcaggagggggagcctgcagctgctgcctgggcagaTGGGCTGGTCTGCTACATGGAAATAGCTGgttttttcttgctgtcttagcaaaacaaaccaaaatcgGCTTATgtcactgccctgcctgcaAAAATGCCAGTGGTTTTCCAGTTGTTACTGCAGTAGTCACCAGTGGCCAAGATGCTTgaggcaggcagctctggcacacCCAGGGGCTCTTGACTTGCAACTCTCCCTCAGCAGCCCAAGAAATtcttgggggctgcagggacctTTCACAAATTAGGGCACAaatggagctggggagctgctgctggctcttgCCAAGGGAGGGGATGGCCCTGGTCATAACAACAccacccaaacaaacaaatgagaCAGCCCAGGTTGTCCGAGGGCCGTTGCCATGCCATCGGGGAGCGCTGGCGCCGGATGTTCAGGAGAGAGCCTCACCCACAGATTCCTATCAGAGGGCATCGACAGCTGAGGCATGCTCAGTCAGTTAAATTAGCTGGAACAAGGTCTGCAGATAAGATAAAGCTGTGCTTTCCTGAAGAGGCTGCTCTCCTTGGCGCTGCCTGGGTTGTTTCCCTGTCAGGCTATAAACCTTGATTTGAAATGATGCTTTGGGTGGGACCTGGGTTTGCTGAAAATACCacccctgcccttctcctgctgctccctggtgctgtctctgcccagcactggagCTGCCCACTGGATGACCTTGTCTGTATGCGTGGGCACGGCACCATGGGCAGCACCCCAACGAAGAGGGatgagctggctgctgctcactgCCACTCCAAGAAGGCTCCCACACAGTCGGTTTTGTGTCCTGGGGGGACCCTGGATGGCAGAAGGAGCAGTGACCCCAAATGTCAGCCTGCTGCAGCGTTTCCAGCCAGCTCCCTCCAGCACAGTGGGACTGCTCCGTCGCAGAGTGCTGACAGGTTTTGCACACCGGCATTCCAAGTGTTTCTGGACCTGCTCCCTGTAAAATGGGCAAGAGGCTGTATCCCATGGGCTCCTGAGatgctgctgtgctccagggcaccTGTagcccttcctccctccctgctggggccCTCTGCCAGATGGCTTTGCTGCAttgccccagccctgtgcatGCCTGCTGACCAGGGGGACAGGAGTGGGCAGggtgcaggcacagctcccatGGGGTGCAGgatccagggctgtgccccacagCAGCCTTCCTGCCGAGATTGGCTTGCTGGGATTCATGTAGGTTTGCAGGGCACGCAGCACCATGCTTTGGCTCACTCCTGGTGAAGCAGGCTGGGTGTAGCCCAAGGTCCATGGGTTCTGGTaacccagcagggccagccaggacAACCAAGAGCCACGAGGGGCCAGCAGGCACACAGCCCTGTGCGGGCAGGCTTGGCAGAGAGCACCATGGGGCTCGGTGGTGCCTTCTTTGTGAGAGTGGCCCACatgctgtgcctgctctctTGAGTGAACAGAAGAATCTCCAGGAAGTCCATGGGGACACggagaggaggggacagccaggctctgctccagccgGGTCACTCAGTGTGCAGTGCCATGCTGAGGcacctgctgccccagctggggtGGGAGCATTCCTgacacaggaggagctgggccaAGTGGTCCATGGGGACTGGCCACAGGGCTGGCCAGCTGGAGGGACTTGCAGGAGGGCAGTTTTCAGCTGCTGGCCTGCACAAAACCTCCTTAAAAGGGATTGCAGCTGAAGGCATCTCTCTGAGCCAGTCAGTGGCCCCAAAGCAGCCTGGCACCAtggaggagggggagcagggccaCCAGAGGGGGGAGACGACATGTCTTGTCCCCTGTATTTCACCAGGGTGCCAGCTGCACCCCTCGGGGTGTGGGGAAGAGTCCTGGCCTGGGTAACCCAGCTGGGTGTTCAGCAAGTGCTGTGTCTGGGTACAGGGGGATGTGATGTGGCTGAAATCCGGGTTCCTGCATGTACTGGTGCCTCAGGGCAGGGAGAATGGGGAGGAGGCAGGGTGGAGGCCCTTGCAGGACACTCTAGCTCCCCTCCCATACTGTAAGACACTGTCTCAGCATCTCAGCATGACTCACGCCtcaggagggagctgctcccgGTGACATCCTGCCGGTGTgggtgctgcctgccctgctgagcccagcgCTGCCCCTGGGGCAGGACGGTGCCCCCCAGCCTGCAGTGGGCTCACAGACTGGGaccactggcagcagcagggagcgTCAGCCGGGGGATTGTGCTGGAAGGGAGGctcctggagccaggctgggtcGTAAAGCAGTCCCAGCTGAACAGGAACTTCGCCTCTGGGCACAGCTTGCCGCCTCTCCTCCTGCGCCCACGGGTGGGATCCGGTGTCAGCAGGGCCCTGTTTGTGTCGGGAGGGATGCCTCGCATTTCGGGAGGCAGTCACTAGGCGTCCTGGCGCTGGGTTTCACAAGCCCTCATGACCTTTCCAGCGCAGCAACGTGCCCTGGGGAGGATTGTTTCATACAAAACAGACCTTTGGATaggcttttcatttccttcgCAGCCAAGCACAAAGGAACAACAAGTCCTCCCTCCTAATAAAATGACAAAGTCAGTGACACAGATGGGCTGGCTCTCCACAGCGAGCGGGGCCGTGTGCCGCACCCACGCCATTCCCAATGTCCTGCAGGAGTGGGCTTACAGTCCTGAAGCTCCCGCCTGCTTCACCCcgcaccccaaaactccccttGGGCACGAGACCCTGCCTGAGGTGGACTTTTACACTCCCTTGGGAGAAAAGCTGTGCTCGGAGTGCCGGGGTGcgcaggggacagggctggctgggggggTGCAGGGACAAGGGGTGCAGGAGGGGCCCAGGACCCCGTCTCGGGAGCCCTCGCAGGGCCGTGCCCCGGGCCGTCCCCTCCAGCTGCGGGCGGGGTGCACATCTGGGCGGGGCGGAGCGCacatctgggctgtgctggaggggcggggcgggcgaGCAGTGACTTCGGCGGGGCCGGCGTGGAGCATCCCACAGGCGGTGCGAGCGGAGCCCCGAGCCCAGCCGAGCCGACACCATGCCCAAGTGCCCCCGCTGCCAGAAGGAGGTCTACTTCGGTAAGGGCTTCCTGCCCCGCCCCAGCCGCCCCCACCTCGGGCCACCTGCCGGGCACCCATGCCGGGCTAGGGGTCCTCTGGGCACCCCGGCTTCTGGCCCCCATGCTGCGCAGCCCATCTCTGCAAATTCCTGGGGTATCCCCGAATTGCTCAGCCCTGCGCTGGGGGTCCCCGGAGTGCCCCGGGTGGGTGATCCTATAGACCTACCCCAAGGAGATGCGTGGCTGCAGAGCGCGGGCTGCACTGGGTGCTTCCAGAGCAGCAAGGGAGCCCAGCCTCACTTCcttccccacacagcccccagccctgagccgCTCTGGAGCCCAAAGGGCCAGCTGGTAAAGCCGGCTGCTCTGAAAGCCTGGGCAGGTGAAGCAATCACCTTCCCAAGGTGCTAGCATCTTGCGTATCATGCCTTCAGGCAAGTGCCTGGGTCGGTGGGTCGCCCACACAGTTGCTTGGTGTGGTTTTGCACAGCAGGATGACACCTCTGGGTGCTATTTTTAAGCCGCTGCTGCAGGGTAGGTGTGAGCCTTGTTGAGCTGCTGTCTGCTGCTGGGCTTCCCGCAGATGTCTTCCCTCCAAACTGGGGCCCCAAAGCTCCTGCCCCTTCCGGGACCATGGACCTGCTGTCCTTTCTGAGGGCATTTGTGGGGTTTGAGCTTCTCACTTTGCTATCACCTTTTGGAACGGGCAGGTTCCTCTGCCAGacctctctgctcccctggcaTAGCTGAACTCGAGGGGTTTGCTGGGAGCAGCTTAGAGACACTCCCTGCTCTCTGATTTACTCAAAATGAGGGATCAGGAACCCAGGTGCCATGATGGACTTCtttctctattttatttctgctctgcttgtgCCTGTGCCCCCACTCTTTGTGCTCAGCCAAGGAGTTGGAGGCTCaaacacaggagctgctctctgtgcgTGTCAGTGATGCCCaccctggggagctgtgctggggctggcgtGGGCgctgcccagagagctgctggggctgtggttACTGCAGCTGGAGAACACTGCCTTGCCTTGAACTCACTGCTTGCAGCCAGGCTTTGGGATGGCAGTTCAGGCACAATAGAGTTTGTGGCTCCCTCCTGTGACTCAGGCTCCTGGTGTGCCTCATTTACCTGTGTGGCTTGATATCAGGAGGCACCgaggtgctggtggcagtgtgTGCCTTCCCTTGGCTCTGGGTCAGTCCTGGTCGGGGTGAGCTGGgtttgctgtgcctgcaggtgtGGCCATGGAGCCGCTGGGACAGCACCGTTTGACCAAGGAGGGGTTTGACCTTGCACTTATCACGCTTGCGCTTATTACGAAATGTTTCTGTTGATGCAGAGGCTGAGGAGGGTTCAAAAGCTGTTGGAGCACCAAGCTGGATGCCTGCAGATTATCCAGAGCACTGGCAGAGGAAGCACAGCAAGCCTGGCTCTGGGACACCTGAGGCTTTTGGAGCCTGGAGGTCCTGCTTGGGTGTGcctcaggctgctctgggccaAATCGTGTCTGTAGAGagcaggggtggggaggaggtgaTGCTGAGAGGACTAGGGATGGGTTTTGCAGGAATTTTGTCTTCATGCCTGAGTGCTGTAACGAGCCTTAGCAGAGCTCCTGCCCAAGTGCTGGTGCAAATGCACGTGCAAGAGGTGGGGAGGCTGTGCTCCTTGCAGAAACCTTGCAGTGATAGGAGGGTCCTGCCTCGGGCCAGGTTCAGGCTCCTAGGGGCACCCGGGGGAGGACacttgctgctgccaggctgcaggcacaggaggcCCTTTGTGCCACTGGGGAATGGCAGCGGGGCTGCCTTGTGACATTTGGGCGCTGCCCCCGCTCCCacctctgcagccaccagcttgctccttgcccaggctgtTGTGGACATACTTGGAGTGCAAAAGGTGCttcaggctgcccagggcatgCACTACCCACACTGGCTTGGTCCCATTTGCAGGCATGGGGACAGTGTTCAGACCTGGCTTTGACAGGATTCTTGTGGACAGCTTTGTTTAATCATTTAATAAATTCCCAGGAGCTCGGCTGCCAATATGAAGAGCACACACGCCTGCAGAAAATACCCTTCTCCCCTGCTGTGCTCCAATTAAAAGgccccctgtgctccccctcTCTCCACAAACATGTCCTGGCTCCCATGTTGTCCCTCCCATGGCTGCCTGAAcccctgctggctccagctctgctctggtttgccATGCTGCCAGCAGAATCCGAGCTGTGGCTGGAAGGGACTGGTTTGTGTTGGCAGGGTGTGGCAATGGCTTTGCCTCCCCAGTCCTCGCCAGTGTCCCCTTTCACCCCTGTCAGCTCTAGTGATTTCTTGGGCTCCAGCTCACTGGGGAGAAATTAATCCCCTTGCAGGCTGATGTTGGAAGGAGGGAGGTCCTGAGGTCTTTGGAAGATGGGGTAGAAGTCAGTCCATCCTCATGGATGCagtcctgctcagcctgggcGTGGCACCGCTGCGGCAGACCCACGTTCCTGCATGTGCACACTTGGGTCTGAACACAGTGCCCTCTGTCCTGGACAGACAGACTTGAGAAAATGCCCAAAAATGTCCTCCCCAGGgctgacagcacagcagccaatCTGCCAAAACTAACTTGTGCCTGCTCGGTGCCTCAACTCACCCACCTCCCTTCCTTTCCATGGCAGCCGAGAAGGTGACTTCTCTGGGGAAGGACTGGCACCGGCCCTGCTTGAGATGCGAGAAGTGTAACAAGACCCTGACATCTGGAGGCCATGCAGAGGTGAGGTTTGCTGCCCAGCAGGTCTGGGTTTGGTGCACCTGAGGGCTGGGACAAGCAGAGGTGGGGCTGatgctctttctctctccctgcagcacgATGGCAAACCTTACTGCAACCACCCCTGCTATGCTGCCTTGTTCGGGCCCAAAGGTGGGTGCCTGTGGTGGGGTCGTGGAGGGAGTGAGGGGGCTCGGGGCTCCTGTCTGGCTCGGGGCCCCTGTctcctggcccaggagctgcagccctcgGGTGCTCACCATGCCATGGCAGTGCTGACCCCGCTCCGTCTCTTCCAGGGTTCGGCCGGGGAGGAGCTGAGAGCCACACGTTCAAATAAGCCTCAGGTTGGTCCTTCTCTTGGagctcccctcctgcctctggCTCCATGGGCTGGCTGGGACTGTCCTCCCTCAGGCCAGTGGGGAAGGCAGGCCTGCCACAGCATCCCTCTGGTCTGGCTGTGACTCCCAGCCCTTACACCAGGGCTCAGGAGCTGGgtgctcctctcctccagccccagctgactGTCAGCACCCCCTTGGCTCTGGCACCGGGTGCCAAAGGCTATTGCTTTGTGACTCTTTGGCAAAGACAGGATCTGTCCTGGagcactgctgtccctgggacatctctgctcccagcccagcctgactTCATCCACTCCTCTCTTCCATCCCTCTCCAGGTCTGACGTCCAGGGTTCCCAGCACAACCTGAGGACAGCACAAACACACCGCAACAGAcatgcatttttgtttttaattcaccCTGTACTAGACTAGCACGTTCAAAGCAATAAGTAAccaaggctgggc belongs to Haemorhous mexicanus isolate bHaeMex1 chromosome 9, bHaeMex1.pri, whole genome shotgun sequence and includes:
- the CRIP1 gene encoding cysteine-rich protein 1; translation: MPKCPRCQKEVYFAEKVTSLGKDWHRPCLRCEKCNKTLTSGGHAEHDGKPYCNHPCYAALFGPKGFGRGGAESHTFK